A region of uncultured Carboxylicivirga sp. DNA encodes the following proteins:
- a CDS encoding LuxR C-terminal-related transcriptional regulator produces MSGKNSILNIYDEVFSSNHVLSKGIIKQHIQKIKELDQVLPHNSSFFILTNTTFNNFPFVSLNFQRHLGLDPEKMKSEGSRYWLSQVHPDDLPVWVNMLNDLMQFTMTQIKPEKRRYLSYTWNFRVRKSNGKYVNLYEHQSPMELDEDGKPIVGLGHITVIGNGDEMPIKASVCILNDENEYETIYSRNYSGLALIEEISNRERDIIRLLVLRKSSKEIAQLLHISRHTVDTHRRNILKKLNLKSTGEMVAYAQLHQLY; encoded by the coding sequence ATGTCTGGGAAAAATAGTATTTTAAACATTTACGATGAAGTGTTTAGTAGTAATCATGTATTATCTAAAGGGATAATAAAGCAACATATACAAAAGATCAAAGAGTTAGATCAAGTGCTGCCTCATAATTCCTCTTTCTTTATTCTTACAAATACAACGTTTAATAATTTTCCATTCGTAAGTCTTAATTTTCAGCGTCATTTGGGCCTGGATCCGGAAAAGATGAAATCAGAAGGATCACGTTATTGGTTAAGTCAGGTTCATCCGGATGATTTGCCTGTTTGGGTAAATATGTTGAATGATTTGATGCAATTTACCATGACACAAATAAAGCCAGAGAAGAGGAGATACCTATCTTATACCTGGAATTTTAGAGTACGTAAATCAAATGGTAAGTATGTAAATTTGTATGAGCACCAATCACCCATGGAGTTGGATGAAGATGGGAAACCAATTGTAGGGTTAGGGCACATAACCGTTATAGGAAACGGTGATGAAATGCCAATTAAAGCATCGGTATGTATATTGAATGATGAAAATGAATATGAAACTATCTACAGCCGAAATTATTCTGGTCTGGCTTTAATCGAAGAAATATCAAACCGAGAAAGGGATATAATCCGATTGCTGGTATTGCGTAAATCAAGTAAAGAAATAGCTCAGCTTTTGCATATTAGTCGCCATACTGTCGATACTCATCGACGTAATATTCTAAAAAAACTAAATTTAAAATCAACTGGTGAAATGGTAGCATACGCCCAGCTGCATCAGCTTTATTAA
- a CDS encoding PepSY-associated TM helix domain-containing protein — protein sequence MPSTFKRINNWLHLWLGLASGIVVFIVAITGALYVFHQEIEDSLQPWRFVEAQNKAFAPPSQLIDTARFYVPHIAPTGLTYEDKEGAAAVGFFYNDEGRIAFEVVYMNPYTARFIKKEEPMGKGRFNFFHFIEDGHRKLWLPDYIGGKIVGISTLIFLIILISGLIMWWPKKWNKQQLKRSLTLKRNSNRKRLILDLHNVLGFYILLFGCVFAITGLVWSFNWFGNVFYYITSGGEQKAEHEHPHSDISMAQLAETDSIPAIDRAFYLTLAQEKDPKRIYMTPTLKEKDESIEVVVGLIKGKYYKHNEYFYDQYTLKPIRVKGDRYNESDFADKLEKMNYDIHTGAILGLPGKILAFLISLIIASLPITGFILWWNRRG from the coding sequence ATGCCTTCCACATTTAAACGTATAAATAATTGGCTTCATCTTTGGTTGGGGCTGGCTTCTGGTATTGTAGTCTTCATAGTTGCCATAACAGGTGCTTTGTATGTTTTTCATCAGGAGATTGAAGATAGCCTGCAACCCTGGCGATTTGTGGAAGCTCAGAATAAAGCATTTGCTCCTCCCAGTCAGTTAATTGATACTGCAAGATTTTATGTACCTCACATCGCACCAACCGGTTTAACCTACGAAGACAAAGAAGGTGCTGCTGCTGTTGGTTTTTTTTATAATGATGAAGGCAGGATTGCTTTTGAGGTGGTATATATGAATCCTTACACAGCCCGATTTATTAAAAAAGAAGAACCCATGGGAAAAGGCAGGTTCAATTTCTTTCATTTTATTGAGGATGGTCACAGAAAATTATGGTTACCAGACTATATCGGCGGAAAGATTGTTGGAATAAGCACACTTATTTTTCTGATTATTCTTATAAGCGGATTAATTATGTGGTGGCCTAAAAAATGGAATAAACAGCAACTAAAAAGAAGTCTCACCCTTAAAAGAAACAGCAACCGTAAACGTCTGATTCTGGATTTACACAATGTGCTGGGTTTCTATATTCTCTTATTTGGATGTGTATTTGCCATAACCGGACTGGTTTGGAGTTTCAATTGGTTTGGAAACGTATTTTATTACATCACTTCAGGTGGTGAACAAAAGGCAGAGCATGAACATCCTCATTCTGATATCAGCATGGCTCAGCTGGCGGAAACTGATAGTATTCCGGCAATCGACAGGGCATTTTATTTAACGCTTGCTCAGGAAAAAGATCCTAAGCGTATTTATATGACACCCACCCTAAAGGAAAAAGATGAATCAATTGAAGTGGTGGTTGGGTTAATAAAAGGTAAATATTATAAACACAACGAATACTTCTACGATCAATATACTTTAAAGCCAATAAGAGTTAAAGGAGATCGATACAATGAATCTGATTTTGCCGATAAACTGGAAAAAATGAATTACGATATCCATACAGGGGCTATACTTGGTTTACCCGGAAAAATTTTGGCCTTTCTTATCAGCTTAATTATTGCCAGTCTGCCCATTACCGGGTTTATACTTTGGTGGAACAGAAGAGGGTAA
- a CDS encoding M28 family peptidase yields the protein MKSLLSFYALLLILLISSCSQPEKITFEERADQLSKNEMQSVMEFLGHDLLEGRAPGTRGGDLAEIYVKSLCKYMDLEPGNNKSYLQPFVMKGFSNTGIMAEANGIKLNYIDDIVGSFTTEKEHIDLTADVVFVGFGIKTDIWNWDDYKDVDVKNKLVITRVNDPGFYNPEIFEGKTLTYFGRWTYHIEEAARRGAAGILLIHTDETAGYDWNVVKNSWSGEELYIESELENNLQFRGWMKESSFEKLLLSKGLDKDELYEKTKTNDFQPVELGFQAHISGDNSFRDVINNNVVAHIQGQTDERIVISAHLDHLGMNSGKEGENIYNGTIDNGSAVAAMMLVAKILKEYQDELYYSVTILGCNSEESGLLGSKYYAQNTDRSNIIANINLESTPVWSAAKSIMGIGARFSDFEEIITKLAQKDGLGYSQFSLSNQGLFYRSDQFSFARYGVPAVWISAGEDENNGERNYTEFWGKDYHTVRDDFNPEWELEGMRQTIKYALLLIEELNTTKAPVKWKANLPFPME from the coding sequence ATGAAAAGTTTACTATCGTTTTATGCACTGTTATTAATACTTCTTATCAGCTCCTGCTCTCAACCTGAAAAAATAACGTTTGAAGAAAGGGCTGATCAGCTATCAAAAAACGAAATGCAAAGCGTAATGGAGTTTTTGGGGCATGATTTATTGGAAGGTCGGGCTCCCGGAACCAGAGGTGGTGATTTGGCAGAGATCTATGTTAAAAGTCTTTGTAAATATATGGATCTGGAGCCGGGTAACAACAAATCATATCTTCAACCATTTGTGATGAAAGGCTTTTCAAACACAGGAATTATGGCCGAAGCAAATGGAATTAAACTTAATTACATTGATGATATTGTTGGTTCGTTCACTACAGAAAAAGAACATATTGATTTGACGGCGGATGTTGTTTTTGTGGGCTTTGGAATTAAAACAGATATCTGGAACTGGGATGATTACAAAGATGTAGATGTAAAAAACAAACTGGTTATTACAAGGGTTAATGATCCGGGTTTTTATAATCCTGAAATTTTTGAAGGTAAAACACTTACTTATTTCGGGCGCTGGACTTACCACATAGAAGAAGCTGCCCGACGAGGCGCTGCCGGTATTTTATTGATTCACACTGATGAAACTGCAGGATATGACTGGAATGTAGTTAAAAACTCATGGTCGGGAGAAGAATTGTATATCGAGTCTGAACTGGAAAATAATTTACAATTCAGAGGATGGATGAAAGAAAGCAGTTTTGAAAAACTACTGCTTAGTAAGGGCTTAGATAAGGATGAGTTATACGAAAAAACCAAAACAAACGATTTTCAACCCGTGGAGCTTGGTTTTCAGGCACACATTAGTGGTGACAACAGTTTCAGAGATGTTATCAACAATAACGTAGTGGCTCACATACAAGGACAAACAGACGAGCGAATTGTAATCAGTGCACACCTCGATCATTTGGGTATGAATTCAGGAAAAGAGGGTGAGAACATCTATAACGGAACTATCGATAATGGTTCGGCTGTGGCTGCAATGATGCTGGTTGCCAAGATACTGAAAGAATATCAGGACGAATTGTATTATTCAGTTACCATATTGGGATGTAACTCCGAAGAATCAGGTTTGCTGGGTTCAAAATACTATGCCCAGAATACCGACAGAAGCAACATCATTGCAAATATAAATCTGGAGTCAACTCCTGTTTGGTCAGCTGCAAAAAGCATTATGGGTATCGGAGCCCGATTCTCCGATTTTGAAGAGATCATTACAAAACTGGCACAAAAAGACGGACTGGGATACTCACAATTTTCATTATCTAATCAAGGACTTTTTTACCGCTCTGATCAGTTCTCTTTTGCTCGTTACGGAGTGCCTGCAGTCTGGATTTCGGCAGGTGAAGATGAAAATAACGGTGAGAGAAATTATACTGAATTCTGGGGTAAGGATTATCATACTGTCAGAGATGATTTTAATCCTGAGTGGGAACTGGAAGGAATGCGTCAGACCATAAAATATGCTCTTTTATTAATCGAAGAACTAAATACCACTAAAGCACCTGTCAAATGGAAGGCAAACCTTCCTTTTCCGATGGAATAA
- a CDS encoding TonB-dependent receptor, protein MTGTVKSSQGELLPGVNIVLANTEFGTVTNFDGYYELKNIPEGKYTLKASSLGYESYSSNIELGSSNPGHFSFTLTEKSYLINDIEVSGKSVVSQINEQAYSVTSVSTKNLFNSTANVKEVLNKIPGVRITEEGGMGSNTNFTINGFSGDQVKFFMDGLPMDNFGSSLSFADIPVNMIERIDVYKGVVPVWLGTDALGGAVNIITNKKQNFLDLSYSYGSFNTHKASVNFAHTNTNSGFTLRGNAFINYSNNNYKVWVPITNSNNAIIDTAEVERFHDRYRSAAIKIESGLTDKKYADNLLFGLMASANDKEVQHGATMATVYGGIVQNSQSLIPTFRYNKQDLFTPGLDVSLYSAINFKQSQVIDTLSGVRFNWLGEAFTIEGSNDGENSRTFTTLDDKEFLSQFNTSYTINALHSIALNYSYNYFDRESFDEENPDYLPNRFQRSLNKHVAGLAYKLDVNQKWSTTAFAKLLHLNAKTSKLFDFGLETQRTEAVESNKTNIGYGVASSYYLLPKLQVKVSYEHTFRMPTPLEIFGDGLFIDPNPDLGPEQSDNLNLGADYRFKLRGNHAINTGATFVYREAKDLIYTVVQIASPVTYYDNLNQTRTLGVESNIQYQYKDIFHLGANVTYQDITDQAEFVYDNSYTNGGWKKNFHYQYRVPNIPFLFGSANAGLNFKNMLNEGDDFNINYFFNYAQNYYLSWSKNPKYIIPQQTSHDVMVSYAFDNGKYNISAECRNLLNARLYDKYYLQKPGRAFSIKFRYTL, encoded by the coding sequence ATGACCGGCACTGTTAAATCATCGCAAGGTGAATTGTTGCCGGGAGTTAACATTGTATTGGCAAATACCGAATTCGGAACCGTAACCAACTTCGATGGCTATTACGAATTAAAAAATATTCCAGAAGGTAAATATACTCTGAAGGCCAGTTCTCTTGGCTACGAATCATACTCATCAAATATCGAATTAGGGAGTTCTAATCCGGGCCATTTCTCTTTTACATTAACTGAAAAGAGTTATCTGATTAATGATATTGAAGTGAGTGGTAAATCTGTTGTATCACAGATTAATGAACAGGCTTACTCAGTTACTTCTGTCTCTACTAAGAATCTGTTTAACAGCACTGCGAATGTAAAAGAAGTACTAAACAAAATTCCAGGAGTTCGCATCACCGAAGAAGGTGGAATGGGATCGAATACCAACTTCACAATCAACGGATTTTCTGGCGATCAGGTGAAGTTTTTTATGGATGGTCTGCCCATGGACAACTTTGGTTCATCGTTAAGTTTTGCTGATATACCGGTGAATATGATTGAACGAATTGATGTTTACAAAGGAGTTGTGCCGGTTTGGTTAGGAACCGACGCACTGGGTGGTGCCGTCAATATCATCACCAATAAAAAACAGAATTTTCTGGATCTGTCCTATTCATATGGTTCCTTCAACACACATAAAGCATCCGTCAATTTTGCCCATACCAACACTAATTCAGGCTTTACCTTACGAGGCAATGCCTTCATAAACTACTCAAATAATAATTATAAAGTTTGGGTACCCATCACCAATTCCAATAATGCTATTATCGATACTGCTGAAGTTGAGCGTTTTCATGACAGATACCGATCGGCAGCTATCAAAATTGAATCGGGACTAACAGATAAAAAATACGCAGATAACCTATTATTCGGTTTGATGGCCTCAGCAAATGATAAAGAGGTTCAGCATGGAGCTACTATGGCAACAGTTTACGGAGGCATTGTGCAAAACAGCCAATCGCTTATCCCAACATTTAGGTATAACAAACAGGATTTATTTACTCCTGGTTTGGATGTTAGTTTGTACAGCGCTATCAATTTCAAACAATCGCAGGTGATAGATACCTTAAGCGGAGTTAGATTTAACTGGCTGGGCGAAGCCTTTACCATTGAAGGAAGCAATGATGGTGAAAACTCCAGAACTTTTACAACACTGGATGATAAAGAGTTCCTGAGCCAGTTTAATACAAGTTATACCATCAATGCATTGCATTCAATAGCGCTCAATTACTCTTATAATTATTTCGACAGAGAATCTTTTGATGAGGAAAATCCTGATTACCTGCCAAACCGTTTTCAACGATCGCTTAACAAGCATGTTGCCGGATTGGCATACAAACTGGATGTTAACCAGAAATGGAGTACCACTGCTTTTGCCAAATTGCTGCATCTGAATGCAAAAACATCAAAGCTTTTTGACTTTGGATTGGAAACGCAACGAACCGAAGCGGTTGAAAGTAACAAAACCAATATAGGTTATGGTGTGGCTTCATCGTATTACCTTCTTCCAAAATTACAGGTTAAAGTTTCTTACGAGCACACCTTTCGGATGCCAACACCCCTTGAGATCTTTGGTGATGGTTTATTCATCGATCCCAACCCAGATTTGGGACCGGAACAAAGTGATAACCTCAATCTGGGAGCCGATTATCGATTTAAGTTAAGGGGTAATCATGCCATTAATACCGGAGCCACCTTTGTTTATCGTGAAGCCAAAGATCTTATTTATACCGTTGTTCAGATTGCCAGTCCGGTAACCTATTACGACAATCTTAATCAAACACGGACGCTGGGTGTAGAAAGTAATATTCAGTACCAGTACAAAGATATTTTTCATTTAGGGGCCAACGTTACTTATCAGGATATTACCGATCAGGCTGAATTTGTTTACGACAATTCTTACACCAATGGCGGATGGAAAAAGAATTTTCATTATCAATATCGGGTGCCCAATATTCCATTTTTATTTGGCAGTGCCAATGCAGGTTTGAATTTTAAAAACATGTTGAACGAAGGTGATGATTTCAACATCAATTACTTCTTCAACTATGCACAAAACTACTACCTGTCGTGGTCTAAGAATCCAAAATATATCATTCCTCAACAAACCTCGCATGACGTGATGGTCTCCTATGCATTTGATAATGGAAAATACAATATCTCAGCTGAGTGTCGCAACCTTTTAAATGCAAGGCTTTACGATAAATATTATTTACAAAAACCAGGCAGGGCATTTTCGATCAAATTCAGATATACCTTATGA
- the pelA gene encoding pectate lyase: MKKIVLVLSILIGTSAFCNAQKLKSESGKNILKQKLAWYKSKEATQIADNILLYQSKEGAWPKNTDITVTPESDELLDDAHHGKNSNTIDNNATTVPIHFLALMINANEDVKYETAFYKGLDYLFESQYENGGWPQFYPLREGYYTAITYNDNAMMNVMQLLSKVAKGKNEFIFVKPEYREHAMDAIEKGIQCILKTQVKVNGKLTVWCAQHDEESFEPVWARNFEPPSLSGSESVDIVRFLMKIDNPSDEVITAIKSAVEWFKEVQISNLEYSNFKDPEGKKDRKVEAKKDAEPLWARFYEIETNKAIFVGRDKVIHYHLSEIERERRAGYAYYGTWPSKLINKHYPEWLEKNNLE, translated from the coding sequence ATGAAAAAAATAGTCTTAGTTCTTTCAATCTTAATAGGTACTTCAGCTTTTTGCAATGCTCAAAAACTGAAATCAGAGTCCGGAAAAAATATCTTAAAACAAAAACTAGCCTGGTATAAATCAAAAGAAGCTACTCAAATAGCTGACAACATTCTTCTTTACCAGTCAAAAGAAGGTGCATGGCCAAAGAATACGGATATTACAGTCACACCCGAATCAGATGAGCTGCTGGACGATGCACATCACGGCAAAAACTCCAATACCATTGATAATAATGCCACAACTGTACCCATTCATTTCCTTGCTCTCATGATTAATGCCAATGAGGATGTAAAATACGAAACAGCTTTTTATAAAGGTTTGGATTATTTGTTTGAATCGCAATATGAAAATGGCGGTTGGCCACAGTTTTACCCTTTACGGGAAGGTTATTATACAGCCATCACATACAACGACAATGCAATGATGAATGTTATGCAGTTGCTCTCCAAAGTTGCAAAAGGGAAAAACGAATTTATTTTTGTCAAACCAGAATACCGCGAGCATGCAATGGATGCCATCGAAAAGGGCATTCAATGCATTTTAAAAACTCAGGTTAAAGTTAACGGGAAACTTACCGTGTGGTGTGCTCAACATGATGAAGAAAGCTTTGAACCCGTGTGGGCACGAAACTTTGAACCTCCCTCATTATCAGGATCAGAAAGTGTTGACATTGTTCGCTTCCTTATGAAGATTGATAATCCTTCAGACGAAGTGATTACTGCCATTAAAAGTGCAGTCGAATGGTTTAAAGAAGTGCAGATTAGTAATCTGGAATATTCAAATTTTAAAGACCCCGAAGGAAAAAAGGATCGTAAAGTAGAAGCTAAAAAAGATGCTGAACCTTTGTGGGCACGTTTTTATGAAATCGAAACCAATAAGGCAATATTCGTCGGTCGTGATAAGGTAATTCATTATCATTTATCAGAGATTGAGCGTGAACGCCGTGCCGGTTATGCCTATTATGGTACCTGGCCATCAAAGCTTATCAATAAACATTATCCTGAATGGCTTGAGAAAAACAACCTTGAATAA
- a CDS encoding PLD nuclease N-terminal domain-containing protein yields MSNFLMIAGIELIIVLLVIVFVLLLPLLALISILKNEFKGNNKIVWVLVVLFLPFLGSILYFTMGKNQRV; encoded by the coding sequence ATGTCTAATTTTCTTATGATTGCTGGAATCGAATTAATTATTGTTCTGTTAGTTATTGTATTTGTATTGTTATTGCCATTACTGGCTTTAATAAGCATATTAAAAAACGAATTCAAAGGTAATAACAAAATTGTATGGGTGTTGGTCGTTTTGTTTTTACCATTTTTGGGATCCATTCTTTATTTTACGATGGGTAAAAATCAAAGAGTATAA
- a CDS encoding DEAD/DEAH box helicase, which translates to MKFEEFGLNARVLKGIEELGYKRPTDIQYKAIPAILEGEDVLGIAQTGTGKSAAFAIPILHLLQKKRAAVDAGVRCIVMTPTHELALQITDVFKNLGKNTTLKFTAIIGGTDQDKQIERLQKGTDIIIATPGRVFDLVNQGHLKIYNAEILVLDEADHMLDLGFYKDIQDLIKYLPKNRQTLFFSATIDKKIKKLAYSLVRKPIRIQISPKDPVAKNIEHSLAHIEMDHKRFFLERIATSHPDSRILVFVRTKVRAERVMKAMERVDIKSVTIHSDKYQDERTKAMNLFKNGDVKMLIATDVSARGIDIPNVDYVVNYDMPDQAENYVHRVGRTGRGKQKGYAISFCSADEKELLDTIESYVGYQLPVTELDKDEYLDTIDFSAETSTDWKNLMKEAEAMEEEISKIKRKKKKR; encoded by the coding sequence ATGAAATTTGAAGAATTCGGGCTTAATGCCAGAGTGTTGAAAGGAATAGAAGAATTAGGATATAAGCGACCAACAGATATACAGTACAAAGCCATACCTGCAATTTTGGAGGGAGAGGATGTTTTGGGTATTGCTCAAACCGGTACCGGAAAATCCGCAGCATTTGCCATTCCTATTCTTCATTTGTTACAAAAGAAGCGGGCTGCTGTAGATGCAGGTGTTCGTTGTATTGTGATGACTCCGACTCATGAACTGGCACTTCAGATTACTGATGTTTTTAAAAATTTAGGTAAGAATACAACACTGAAGTTCACTGCAATTATTGGTGGAACTGATCAGGATAAACAGATTGAACGTCTGCAGAAAGGAACTGATATAATCATTGCTACTCCGGGCCGCGTTTTTGACCTTGTGAATCAGGGGCATCTGAAAATTTATAATGCTGAGATTTTGGTTCTGGATGAAGCTGATCACATGCTTGATCTGGGTTTTTACAAGGATATTCAGGACTTGATAAAGTATCTTCCTAAAAACCGTCAGACACTATTTTTCTCGGCTACCATTGATAAAAAGATTAAGAAACTGGCTTATTCTTTGGTAAGAAAGCCCATTCGAATTCAGATATCACCGAAAGACCCGGTTGCCAAAAACATTGAACACTCACTTGCGCATATCGAGATGGATCATAAAAGATTTTTTCTTGAGCGTATTGCAACATCCCATCCTGATAGCAGAATTCTGGTTTTTGTTAGGACTAAAGTACGTGCCGAACGAGTTATGAAAGCCATGGAAAGGGTGGATATCAAAAGTGTTACCATTCATAGCGATAAGTATCAGGATGAACGTACCAAGGCCATGAATCTTTTTAAGAATGGTGATGTAAAAATGCTCATTGCAACTGATGTTAGTGCCCGTGGAATTGACATTCCAAATGTTGATTATGTAGTTAATTACGATATGCCCGATCAGGCAGAAAACTATGTTCATCGTGTTGGCCGTACTGGAAGAGGAAAACAGAAAGGTTATGCCATTTCATTTTGTAGTGCTGATGAAAAAGAATTATTGGATACAATTGAAAGCTATGTTGGTTACCAATTGCCGGTAACAGAATTGGATAAAGATGAATATCTGGATACCATTGATTTTTCGGCAGAAACGAGTACCGATTGGAAGAACCTGATGAAAGAAGCTGAAGCGATGGAAGAGGAGATCTCAAAAATAAAACGCAAGAAGAAGAAACGTTAG
- a CDS encoding 3'-5' exonuclease, with product MIGNRILVVDIETTGFLNQGGKIVEIGMVLLNLENGEVEPIYDSLICEPGFNWNHTTGGFGWIFQNSDLTPQEVFDAPSLESQRESIQFLFDNHRATAFNKRFDFDFLRDRGFRITELPCPMVEATPIIKLPSRNGYGGYKWPKVEEAWHYFFGNTGYIEAHRGMDDAAHEAKIVYELYKMGVFVV from the coding sequence ATGATTGGAAATAGAATTTTGGTGGTGGATATCGAAACCACGGGTTTTTTAAATCAGGGAGGTAAAATTGTTGAGATTGGTATGGTATTGCTTAATCTCGAAAATGGTGAAGTAGAGCCAATATATGATTCATTGATATGTGAGCCGGGATTTAATTGGAATCATACAACAGGCGGTTTCGGTTGGATCTTTCAAAATTCAGATTTAACCCCACAGGAGGTATTTGATGCTCCATCATTGGAATCACAACGGGAGTCTATACAGTTTCTGTTTGATAATCATAGAGCTACAGCCTTTAATAAACGCTTTGACTTTGATTTCCTACGAGACAGGGGATTCCGAATAACAGAGTTACCATGCCCAATGGTGGAAGCAACACCGATTATAAAACTTCCTTCACGAAATGGATATGGAGGATATAAATGGCCCAAGGTTGAAGAGGCGTGGCACTATTTTTTTGGTAACACGGGTTATATTGAAGCACACCGGGGTATGGATGATGCAGCTCATGAAGCTAAAATTGTATATGAATTATACAAAATGGGTGTTTTTGTAGTATAG
- a CDS encoding DUF4374 domain-containing protein translates to MKRFNFKKTLMQLTAAILLTGATIACSDNENNSSSGDFVITGGINGENFNNSYYSVAFNDLMRGTLSFIGEDMLQMGYYSYNKIDDQIFCAGGLGATGLYVIEKDSEGNLSETASFTTFNNSIQDVVKGDNNNVVAIEMASSSDIVRLHLISTSTLEVSKTADTPVTNLSDQTSPAYSGMVVSGDYLFVSFYISDPATYGTPSTDKAEVAVFKYPELTFVKVIEDSRVGPIGGFGTMAGLIKDEDGNVYATSHSNPANGFSQYTKQAGILKINSGETEFDSDFFFDIEDVTGGYNTAHLVYLGNGKVFTEINTATRSEQATWSDSPLQTAILDLNNATVEYIDGIPVHSGIGRKLTAVSIVDGSNIYMSVPEDDGIYIYKINTNDYTAVKGAELEANFIAGIYKL, encoded by the coding sequence ATGAAGCGATTCAACTTCAAGAAGACTTTGATGCAGCTGACTGCTGCCATCTTATTAACAGGCGCAACGATTGCCTGCAGCGATAATGAGAACAATAGCTCAAGTGGTGATTTTGTTATAACCGGAGGTATCAACGGTGAGAATTTTAATAACTCGTATTATTCAGTTGCCTTTAACGATCTTATGAGAGGTACTCTTTCTTTTATTGGAGAGGACATGCTTCAAATGGGCTATTACTCATACAATAAAATTGATGACCAGATATTCTGTGCCGGAGGATTAGGTGCAACCGGATTATATGTAATTGAAAAAGATTCAGAAGGAAACCTTAGCGAGACAGCAAGTTTCACTACCTTTAATAACAGCATTCAGGATGTTGTGAAAGGAGACAACAACAATGTGGTTGCTATTGAAATGGCATCTTCATCTGATATTGTTCGTCTTCATTTAATCAGCACTTCTACCCTGGAAGTTAGTAAAACAGCAGACACCCCTGTTACCAATTTAAGTGATCAAACTTCACCGGCTTATTCAGGAATGGTGGTTAGTGGCGACTACCTTTTTGTTAGCTTCTACATCAGCGATCCGGCAACTTATGGCACCCCATCAACTGATAAGGCCGAAGTAGCTGTATTTAAATACCCTGAATTAACTTTTGTAAAAGTAATCGAAGATTCCCGCGTTGGTCCCATTGGTGGTTTTGGAACCATGGCCGGTTTAATTAAGGATGAAGACGGTAATGTTTATGCGACTTCACACTCCAACCCAGCCAACGGCTTCAGCCAATACACCAAACAAGCCGGTATTTTAAAAATCAACAGCGGTGAAACAGAATTTGATTCTGATTTCTTTTTTGATATTGAAGATGTAACAGGTGGATATAATACTGCTCACCTGGTTTACCTTGGCAATGGAAAGGTATTTACCGAAATCAATACTGCAACCCGAAGTGAACAGGCAACCTGGTCAGACAGTCCTTTACAGACTGCTATACTTGATTTAAATAACGCAACCGTTGAATACATCGATGGTATTCCGGTTCACTCTGGTATTGGTCGAAAACTGACTGCTGTTTCAATAGTGGATGGAAGCAACATTTACATGTCGGTACCTGAAGATGATGGTATTTATATTTATAAAATCAATACCAACGACTATACAGCTGTTAAAGGTGCTGAGCTGGAAGCCAACTTTATAGCCGGAATATATAAATTATAA